The following are encoded together in the Coffea arabica cultivar ET-39 chromosome 1c, Coffea Arabica ET-39 HiFi, whole genome shotgun sequence genome:
- the LOC113728720 gene encoding transcription factor MYB48-like translates to MTPHEERLVLELHSKWGNRWSRIARKLPGRTDNEIKNYWRTHMRKKAQERKKAAISPSSSSSSSSPSFSNCSSSISNGNSPSMESGPITETKERSFYDTGGLEMLTAKGNKTGQAEEERLQKVYSMDEIWKDIEFSDSDAIQPVYDGYGEGGCNFSSQTMASPVWDYCPVSLWMMDEDESKMFPPISDQFYSFYNQESTILTG, encoded by the exons ATGACTCCTCATGAAGAGCGCCTTGTCCTTGAGCTTCACTCCAAGTGGGGAAATAG ATGGTCAAGGATTGCCCGTAAATTACCTGGGAGGACTGATAACGAGATCAAGAATTACTGGAGAACCCATATGAGGAAGAAGGCTCAAGAGAGGAAAAAGGCTGCCATATCtccctcatcatcatcatcatcatcctcaccaTCATTCTCCAACTGTTCCTCCTCAATATCCAACGGTAACAGCCCAAGTATGGAATCTGGGCCAATCACTGAGACAAAGGAGCGAAGCTTTTATGACACTGGAGGTCTTGAAATGCTCACTGCCAAGGGAAACAAGACTGGTCAAGCAGAGGAAGAAAGGTTGCAGAAGGTGTATTCCATGGACGAAATATGGAAAGATATTGAGTTTTCTGACAGTGATGCTATTCAACCTGTGTATGACGGTTACGGCGAAGGAGGCTGCAACTTCTCCAGTCAAACAATGGCTTCTCCTGTGTGGGATTATTGCCCTGTCTCGTTGTGGATGATGGATGAAGACGAGAGTAAGATGTTTCCTCCCATAAGCGatcaattttattctttttacaACCAAGAGAGCACGATTTTAACTGGCTAG